In Intestinibacillus sp. Marseille-P6563, a single genomic region encodes these proteins:
- a CDS encoding DegV family protein has product MEKIYIFADSACDIPRELAVKYQIDILPVQITHEGRTFREHYDITPEEYCKLLGSTDEIPVTAQITPVQFLEHYRQMHEAGYTHALGIIMNGKGSGCFQSACVARDMFYEEYGQAMRIEVIDSESYSMIYGRIILDAAKMRDGGDSFDAILGVVRSRLQRSEGALGVYSLKFLKKSGRISGGAAFVGEALGIKPISHVYAGGVTVCGKARGEKNLVPAMVDFVRKRVVSPETQIAGLLYGDVPQNRIEELEKKLLEMGFAAVERWPIGVSVLTNTGPQALAVMYYGEPRES; this is encoded by the coding sequence CGCGAGAACTGGCTGTAAAATATCAAATCGACATTCTGCCGGTGCAGATCACGCATGAGGGACGCACCTTCCGGGAACACTATGACATCACCCCGGAAGAATACTGCAAACTGCTCGGCAGTACCGACGAAATCCCCGTGACCGCGCAGATCACACCGGTACAGTTTTTGGAGCACTACCGCCAGATGCACGAAGCCGGTTATACCCATGCGCTGGGCATTATCATGAATGGCAAAGGCTCGGGCTGTTTTCAGTCGGCCTGCGTCGCGCGGGATATGTTTTACGAGGAATACGGCCAGGCCATGCGCATTGAAGTGATCGATTCGGAAAGCTATTCGATGATTTACGGGCGAATCATTCTGGATGCGGCCAAAATGCGCGATGGTGGCGACAGCTTTGACGCGATTCTGGGTGTGGTCCGTTCGCGCCTTCAGCGCAGTGAGGGGGCTTTGGGCGTATATTCGCTCAAATTCCTCAAAAAATCCGGGCGCATCTCGGGCGGCGCTGCCTTTGTCGGCGAAGCGCTGGGCATCAAGCCCATCAGCCATGTGTATGCAGGCGGTGTGACCGTGTGCGGCAAGGCGCGCGGAGAGAAAAATCTGGTCCCGGCAATGGTGGATTTTGTCCGCAAGCGGGTGGTCAGTCCGGAGACCCAGATCGCCGGTCTACTCTATGGCGACGTGCCCCAAAACCGGATCGAAGAACTGGAAAAAAAGCTGCTTGAGATGGGATTTGCTGCGGTGGAACGCTGGCCGATCGGCGTGTCGGTGCTGACCAACACCGGCCCGCAGGCACTGGCTGTCATGTACTACGGCGAACCGCGCGAAAGCTAG